Below is a window of Chloroflexota bacterium DNA.
GGAATCGGTCGGGACGCTTCCCGAGCGGTCCGACCGCGAGTCCTTCGAACGACGTAGGCTCGAATCGGTCCAGCGGGCCACGCAGGCAGCTCCACCCACGAGGCCCGTCAACCAACGTCGGGCCGTGACCGGTGTCACCGGCTCCGCGCCGCTCATCGACGTGGCAGGAGTCTTCCCGTTCGTCAAAAAGCGCCGGCAGCGTGAGTACGACGAGATCCGTCACCAGATCGACCGACTCCAAGCCGAGATCGCCCGTTTGGAGGAGCTGCACGCAACGTGGTTTGCCGATAAGGACGGCGACGATGCCGCGCTCGTGGACGAGCGGGTTATGCGGCTGCGAGAGATGTCGGCGACGGAGGACCTCCAGCGGAAGAACGCGGAGCTGACCGCGCTGCTGACGCGCGCCGCCCTCATGGAGCTTCGCCACCCGGCCCTCACCAGGAACCCGCCGGAACAGCCCGAATCTGATCAGCCGAAAGGGGTCCGCTCATGACGGCAGACGCAAATGACGCCGCGGTCGAGGCGTTCGCAGAGGTTGTACGCCGTTTCGGCGAGGCGACGGAACCGGAAATGCAGCAAAACGTGGGAATGGCGCTCATCAACATGGCCCTCCGCCTGGCGGACCTGGGGCGGACGTCCGAGGAGCTGGACACCTACGAGCAGCTCGTGACACGGTTTGCGGACGCCACCGACCCGGTTCTGAGCGGCGCGGTGTCGCAGGCGCTCCTGAACAAGGGCATTCGCCTTGGCGAGCAGGGCCGCGACACGGAAGCGCTCGAAGCGTACGACGCGGTCATCCAGCGGTGTACGTCCGACTCGGCGCCCGAGCTGCAGCAGCAGGCCGGCATCGCGCTGGTGAACAAGGGAATCCGACTGGGCGACCTCGGCCGTACCGATGAAGAACTCGCCGCGTACGACCAGGCTGTCCGGCGCTTCGGCGACGCCGACGATAACGTGCTCCGTCGCCAGGTCGCGAAGGCGCTGCTGAACAAGGGCATTCGACTCACGGAGTCAGGACGCGAGCACGAATCCATCGAAGCCTACGACGAGGTCATCCGAAGATTCAGCGACGCGGAAGACCAGGATCTCCAAGCGCTCGTCGCGAAGGCGCTGATTGGCAAGGGCGTCCAGCACGCGCGCATGGCA
It encodes the following:
- a CDS encoding tetratricopeptide repeat protein, which gives rise to MTADANDAAVEAFAEVVRRFGEATEPEMQQNVGMALINMALRLADLGRTSEELDTYEQLVTRFADATDPVLSGAVSQALLNKGIRLGEQGRDTEALEAYDAVIQRCTSDSAPELQQQAGIALVNKGIRLGDLGRTDEELAAYDQAVRRFGDADDNVLRRQVAKALLNKGIRLTESGREHESIEAYDEVIRRFSDAEDQDLQALVAKALIGKGVQHARMATPPLDHPSLADPGVEATPAE